One stretch of Deinococcus metalli DNA includes these proteins:
- a CDS encoding SCO family protein: MKILTAALLAVAAILASLLLYRQANPGVSGGDALDTPTPLPAVALLDDRGQSTTLAHSDGRMRLVFYGYVRCPDVCPATLASLKNTWGRLDAAQRGKVQVQFISVDPAHDRPDVVRAYLDKFDGTFTGLTGTSEAVNAAAKAMFVGLVTPLAEHGAHDGGAHDAATVSAAPAELLHGDQVSVVDTGGRFVRVYGNGAVIDGTLERDLPGLIKQYGS; this comes from the coding sequence ATGAAGATCCTGACCGCCGCGCTGCTGGCCGTGGCCGCGATCCTGGCGAGCCTGCTGCTGTACCGGCAGGCGAACCCCGGCGTGAGCGGCGGCGACGCGCTGGACACGCCCACGCCGCTGCCCGCGGTCGCGCTGCTGGATGACCGGGGCCAGTCGACCACGCTCGCGCATTCGGATGGTCGGATGCGGCTGGTGTTCTACGGGTACGTGCGCTGCCCGGACGTGTGCCCGGCCACGCTGGCGAGCCTGAAGAACACCTGGGGCCGGCTGGACGCCGCGCAGCGCGGGAAGGTGCAGGTGCAGTTCATCAGCGTCGATCCGGCGCATGACCGCCCGGACGTGGTGCGCGCGTACCTCGACAAGTTCGACGGGACGTTCACCGGCCTGACCGGTACCTCAGAGGCGGTGAACGCGGCGGCGAAGGCGATGTTCGTGGGGCTGGTCACGCCGCTCGCGGAGCACGGCGCGCATGACGGCGGCGCGCACGACGCGGCCACGGTGAGCGCCGCGCCGGCCGAACTGCTGCACGGCGATCAGGTCAGCGTCGTGGACACTGGGGGCCGGTTCGTGCGGGTGTACGGCAACGGCGCGGTGATCGACGGCACGCTGGAACGCGACCTGCCGGGCCTGATCAAGCAGTACGGGTCGTAA
- a CDS encoding VOC family protein: MTALTHPAGTPTWFDLSTGKPEETKAFYSALFGWTFEDQGADYGHYHRVRKGGEEIAGFMAKSPDMAGMPSMWTVYFSSDDAQADADRIRELGGNVMVEPMQVHRMGHMLVATDPTGAAFGLWQPLDFHGYTVAGAHGAPAWQEVLTRDSSGARAFYTTLFGADSDQMPGGMTYYTLKKDDVETAGIMQMDDGHWPASVPPHWMTYFAVDDIQQAVKTAEASGGTVTVTPFDSPFGTIAVLADPDGATFSVIQLKR; encoded by the coding sequence ATGACTGCACTGACGCACCCCGCCGGCACCCCCACGTGGTTCGACCTGAGCACCGGCAAGCCCGAGGAGACCAAGGCCTTCTACAGCGCTCTGTTCGGCTGGACCTTCGAGGACCAGGGCGCGGACTACGGCCACTACCACCGCGTCCGGAAGGGCGGCGAGGAGATCGCGGGCTTCATGGCGAAATCCCCGGACATGGCCGGCATGCCCAGCATGTGGACCGTGTACTTCAGCAGCGACGACGCGCAGGCCGACGCCGACCGCATCCGCGAGCTGGGCGGGAATGTGATGGTCGAGCCCATGCAGGTGCACCGCATGGGCCACATGCTGGTGGCAACCGACCCGACCGGCGCGGCCTTCGGTCTGTGGCAGCCGCTGGACTTCCACGGCTACACCGTGGCCGGCGCGCATGGCGCGCCCGCGTGGCAGGAGGTGCTGACCCGCGACAGCTCCGGCGCCCGCGCGTTCTACACCACCCTGTTCGGCGCCGACTCCGATCAGATGCCCGGCGGCATGACGTACTACACGCTGAAGAAGGACGACGTCGAGACCGCCGGCATCATGCAGATGGACGACGGTCACTGGCCCGCCAGCGTGCCCCCGCACTGGATGACGTACTTCGCCGTGGACGACATTCAGCAGGCCGTGAAGACCGCCGAGGCGAGCGGCGGCACCGTGACGGTCACGCCCTTCGACTCGCCGTTCGGCACGATTGCCGTCCTGGCTGATCCGGACGGCGCCACGTTCAGCGTGATCCAGCTGAAGCGCTGA
- the ruvB gene encoding Holliday junction branch migration DNA helicase RuvB, with amino-acid sequence MTDAASGLDAALRPKTLAEYVGQEKLKDKMGVYLQAAKGRREALDHTLLFGPPGLGKTTLAHIIAAELGVNIRVTSGPAIEKPGDLAAILTNSLEEGDVLFIDEIHRLGRVAEEHLYPAMEDFKLDIVLGQGPAARTIELPLPRFTLVGATTRPGLITAPMRSRFGIIEHLEYYTPEEIAINLLRDARLLGFGLDETAALEVGARSRGTMRIAKRLLRRVRDYAEVAGESTISLERSHSALDKLGLDSAGLDDRDKKYLETLIHRFAGGPVGVDTLATAISEDALTLEDVYEPYLIQLGFIKRTPRGRVATAHAYDHLGLPVGGADSDLGMFVN; translated from the coding sequence ATGACCGATGCTGCCTCCGGACTCGACGCCGCCCTGCGGCCCAAGACCCTGGCCGAGTACGTGGGGCAGGAGAAGCTCAAGGACAAGATGGGCGTGTACCTCCAGGCCGCCAAGGGCCGCCGCGAGGCGCTCGACCACACGCTGCTGTTCGGCCCGCCCGGCCTGGGCAAGACCACGCTGGCGCACATCATCGCGGCCGAACTCGGCGTGAACATCCGCGTGACGTCCGGGCCGGCCATCGAGAAGCCCGGCGACCTCGCCGCCATCCTCACGAACAGCCTGGAAGAAGGCGACGTGCTGTTCATCGACGAGATCCACCGGCTGGGCCGCGTGGCGGAAGAGCACCTGTACCCGGCCATGGAGGACTTCAAGCTCGACATCGTGCTGGGGCAGGGGCCGGCCGCGCGGACCATCGAGCTGCCGCTGCCGCGCTTCACGCTGGTCGGCGCGACCACCCGCCCGGGTCTGATCACCGCGCCCATGCGCAGCCGCTTCGGGATCATCGAGCACCTCGAGTACTACACGCCCGAGGAGATCGCCATCAACCTGCTGCGCGACGCGCGGCTGCTCGGGTTTGGTCTGGACGAGACGGCCGCGCTGGAAGTCGGCGCCCGCTCGCGCGGCACCATGCGCATCGCCAAGCGCCTGCTGCGCCGCGTGCGCGACTACGCCGAGGTGGCCGGTGAGAGCACCATCAGCCTGGAGCGCTCGCACAGCGCTCTGGACAAGCTCGGCCTGGACTCGGCGGGCCTCGACGACCGCGACAAGAAGTACCTGGAGACCCTGATCCACCGCTTCGCCGGCGGCCCGGTCGGCGTGGACACCCTCGCCACCGCGATCAGCGAGGACGCCCTGACCCTGGAGGACGTGTACGAGCCGTACCTGATCCAGCTCGGCTTCATCAAGCGCACGCCGCGTGGCCGGGTCGCCACCGCGCACGCCTACGACCACCTGGGCCTGCCGGTCGGCGGTGCGGACAGCGACCTCGGCATGTTCGTGAACTGA
- the ada gene encoding bifunctional DNA-binding transcriptional regulator/O6-methylguanine-DNA methyltransferase Ada, with product MTTESSDDAARWAAVLAHDGAADGTFWYGVSTTGIYCRPGCPSRRPRREHVSFHDSPGAAEAAGFRPCKRCTPERIGAGARAVAHAQALIEAAPTPPALADLAAAVGVSPFHLQRVFKARLGVSPKQYALGRRTQKLKEELKMTPNVTAALYGAGHDSPATLYAPATDQLGMTPGAYARGGAGERIHYAVTDSVLGPMLVAATARGLCAVRFGEPDALGAELRAEYPRAELVEDAALLRTYVEGVQAHLAGRTLPLTTDVPGTDFQRRVWAALREIPRGETRTYAQLAGMIGQPAAVRAVARACATNPVAVVVPCHRIVPKAGGHGGYRWGAERKARLLELERA from the coding sequence ATGACCACCGAATCTTCCGACGACGCGGCGCGCTGGGCGGCCGTCCTGGCGCACGACGGCGCCGCCGACGGCACGTTCTGGTACGGCGTGAGCACCACCGGCATCTACTGCCGCCCCGGCTGCCCGTCGCGCCGCCCCCGCCGCGAGCACGTGTCGTTCCACGACTCGCCCGGCGCGGCGGAGGCGGCCGGGTTCCGGCCCTGCAAACGCTGCACGCCGGAGCGGATCGGCGCCGGGGCCAGGGCCGTGGCCCACGCGCAGGCACTGATCGAGGCGGCGCCGACTCCGCCCGCCCTGGCCGATCTCGCCGCGGCGGTGGGGGTCAGCCCCTTTCACCTGCAACGTGTGTTCAAGGCGCGCCTGGGCGTGAGCCCCAAGCAGTACGCGCTCGGCCGCCGCACCCAGAAGCTCAAGGAGGAACTGAAGATGACCCCCAACGTCACGGCCGCCCTGTACGGCGCCGGCCACGACTCGCCCGCCACCTTGTACGCCCCCGCGACCGACCAGCTCGGCATGACGCCCGGTGCGTACGCGCGCGGCGGCGCCGGCGAGCGCATTCACTACGCGGTCACAGACAGCGTCCTGGGGCCGATGCTGGTCGCGGCGACCGCGCGGGGTCTGTGTGCCGTGCGCTTCGGCGAGCCGGACGCCCTGGGTGCCGAACTGCGCGCCGAGTACCCACGTGCGGAACTGGTGGAGGACGCGGCCCTCCTCAGGACGTATGTCGAGGGCGTGCAGGCACACCTGGCCGGCCGCACCCTTCCGTTGACGACAGACGTGCCCGGCACGGACTTCCAGCGGCGCGTGTGGGCGGCCCTGCGCGAGATTCCGCGCGGCGAGACGCGCACCTACGCCCAGCTCGCAGGGATGATCGGGCAGCCGGCGGCGGTGCGGGCCGTTGCCCGGGCGTGCGCCACCAATCCCGTCGCGGTGGTCGTGCCATGCCACCGCATCGTGCCGAAGGCGGGCGGGCACGGGGGCTACCGCTGGGGAGCGGAACGCAAGGCGCGGCTGCTGGAGCTGGAGCGCGCCTGA
- a CDS encoding ArsC/Spx/MgsR family protein: MSDLQVQVFGTRRSKETRAAERFFKERKIKIHFVDLNERPIARGELARFVQKFGVNALLDLEGKAYERSNLAYLRTTEEGIIAKVIETPELLKLPLVRGGKVLTVGEDMDGWKAMVAGP; encoded by the coding sequence ATGTCCGACCTTCAGGTGCAGGTCTTCGGCACGCGCAGGAGCAAGGAAACGCGCGCCGCCGAGCGCTTCTTCAAGGAACGCAAGATCAAGATCCACTTCGTTGACCTGAACGAGCGGCCCATCGCGCGCGGCGAACTCGCGCGTTTCGTGCAGAAATTCGGCGTGAATGCCCTGCTCGACCTGGAGGGCAAGGCCTACGAGCGCAGCAACCTCGCGTATCTCCGCACCACCGAGGAGGGCATCATCGCGAAGGTGATCGAGACGCCGGAGCTGCTGAAACTGCCGCTGGTGCGCGGCGGCAAGGTGCTCACCGTGGGCGAGGACATGGACGGCTGGAAGGCGATGGTCGCGGGGCCCTGA
- a CDS encoding alpha/beta hydrolase has product MKRVVFPLLLGAVLVSPAALTALPPTQTAPSVPVRDTPPADPHAAPLRLPHPLGDAFLYVPGACTPACPLVVVSHSRGMTADLSLTRPHLTALYARLRDAGYAVLVSNDAGPTTWGAPQAITYLADMHARAVRLFPFDGHIFNFGYSMGGLPALLTAYAGVYPVSGVMLLDAQVSLEDAWRGGNPTFMADIAAAHGLKPGEALPPGRDPGRDYPGAGAALPVLVAGSAADSAVSFARNGEVLYAANTSPASRLLHLDGPHLGGTHFGPAFADELMAFLARVRQAQPDPLGHADP; this is encoded by the coding sequence ATGAAGCGTGTGGTATTTCCGCTGCTGCTGGGCGCCGTGCTGGTGTCGCCGGCCGCCCTGACCGCCCTGCCCCCCACCCAGACCGCGCCGAGTGTGCCCGTGCGTGACACGCCCCCAGCTGACCCGCACGCGGCCCCGCTGCGGTTGCCGCACCCACTGGGCGACGCCTTCCTGTACGTGCCCGGTGCGTGTACGCCCGCATGCCCGCTGGTGGTCGTGTCGCACTCGCGCGGCATGACGGCCGACCTGAGCCTGACCCGCCCGCACCTGACGGCGCTGTACGCCCGGCTGCGCGACGCCGGGTATGCCGTGCTGGTCAGCAACGACGCCGGGCCGACCACGTGGGGCGCGCCGCAGGCCATCACCTATCTGGCCGACATGCACGCCCGCGCCGTCCGGCTGTTTCCCTTCGACGGCCACATCTTCAACTTCGGGTACTCGATGGGCGGCCTGCCGGCGCTGCTCACGGCGTACGCGGGCGTCTACCCGGTCTCGGGCGTGATGCTGCTGGACGCCCAGGTGAGCCTGGAGGACGCGTGGCGCGGCGGCAACCCGACCTTCATGGCCGACATCGCCGCCGCGCACGGCCTGAAACCGGGCGAGGCGCTGCCGCCCGGCCGCGACCCGGGGCGCGACTACCCAGGGGCCGGCGCGGCGCTGCCGGTGCTGGTGGCGGGCAGCGCCGCCGACTCGGCGGTGTCGTTCGCGCGCAACGGCGAGGTGCTGTACGCCGCGAACACCTCGCCCGCGAGCCGCCTGCTGCACCTGGACGGGCCGCACCTGGGCGGCACTCACTTCGGGCCGGCGTTCGCGGACGAGCTGATGGCGTTCCTGGCCCGCGTACGGCAGGCCCAGCCCGACCCGCTGGGCCACGCCGACCCGTAA
- a CDS encoding acyltransferase family protein, translated as MTVSADYRPAPAPASVPVPAGRVVALDVFRGVAIMAVVALHTSGMGLRYAPEGSALGTALAVLNRSLLFVVPAFVFMTALVLTRSALRHFDLRRYYASRARTALLPYLLWTLLYVLFRFATGQEDAAQVREPGRWAVWLLYGKGYYHLYFLLVVLQFYAVLPLLLPLWRRRWPLWGVLLAAAVAQLAVYGLNRVDVLEFAYPATMAVWYLPTLALGMYFGANEGAFEALWARGRVWIVGVTALTLAWFLPLSLSALQEEPVSTLAFSAANWAYTAAAVLVLFGASLALAATRGRWVRALTVLGTLSLQVYLLHPALLYVMERWGFPAHPLGFAATLLGYGLAALLVPLLIARALTGTAASRWLFGR; from the coding sequence ATGACCGTGAGCGCCGACTACCGTCCCGCGCCGGCGCCGGCGAGTGTGCCGGTGCCAGCCGGGCGCGTGGTGGCGCTGGACGTGTTCCGGGGCGTGGCGATCATGGCGGTGGTGGCCCTCCACACCTCGGGCATGGGGCTGCGGTACGCGCCCGAGGGCAGCGCGCTGGGCACGGCACTGGCGGTCCTGAACCGGTCGCTGCTGTTCGTGGTGCCGGCCTTCGTGTTCATGACCGCGCTGGTGCTGACCCGCTCGGCCCTGCGGCACTTCGACCTGCGGCGGTACTACGCGTCGCGGGCGCGCACGGCCCTGCTGCCATACCTGCTGTGGACGCTGCTGTACGTGCTGTTCCGCTTCGCCACCGGCCAGGAGGACGCCGCGCAGGTGCGGGAGCCGGGGCGCTGGGCGGTGTGGCTGCTGTACGGCAAGGGCTACTACCACCTGTATTTCCTGCTGGTGGTGTTGCAGTTCTACGCGGTGCTGCCGCTGCTGCTGCCGCTGTGGCGTCGGCGCTGGCCGCTGTGGGGCGTGCTGCTGGCGGCGGCCGTGGCGCAGCTCGCGGTGTACGGCCTGAACCGGGTGGACGTGCTGGAGTTCGCGTACCCGGCGACCATGGCGGTGTGGTATCTCCCGACCCTGGCGCTGGGCATGTACTTCGGCGCGAACGAGGGCGCCTTCGAGGCGCTGTGGGCGCGCGGGCGCGTGTGGATCGTGGGCGTGACCGCGCTGACCCTGGCGTGGTTCCTGCCCCTGTCGCTGTCGGCGTTGCAGGAGGAGCCGGTGAGCACGCTGGCCTTCAGCGCGGCGAACTGGGCGTACACGGCGGCGGCGGTGCTGGTGCTGTTCGGCGCGTCGCTGGCGCTGGCGGCCACACGGGGCCGCTGGGTGCGGGCGCTGACGGTGCTGGGCACCCTCAGCCTGCAGGTGTACCTGCTGCACCCGGCGCTGCTGTACGTCATGGAACGCTGGGGCTTTCCGGCGCACCCGCTGGGATTCGCCGCCACGCTGCTGGGATACGGGCTGGCCGCGCTTCTGGTGCCGCTGCTGATCGCGCGCGCGCTGACGGGCACGGCTGCGTCCCGGTGGCTGTTCGGCCGTTAG
- a CDS encoding DUF1801 domain-containing protein, whose amino-acid sequence MTNTAPPPEDAPARITARIAELGGWRGQTLAHVRQLIHDAVPDVQEEWKWAKATSPGVPVWSHGGVLCTGEVYQYAVKLTFFRGAALPDPAGLFNASLSGAARRAIDLKQGETLDAAAFRDLIRAAVAANAAAKKT is encoded by the coding sequence ATGACCAACACCGCCCCGCCGCCGGAAGACGCGCCGGCCAGGATCACCGCCCGTATTGCCGAACTGGGTGGGTGGCGCGGCCAGACCCTCGCCCACGTCCGGCAGCTGATCCACGACGCCGTGCCCGACGTGCAGGAGGAGTGGAAGTGGGCCAAGGCGACCTCGCCCGGCGTGCCGGTGTGGTCGCACGGCGGCGTCCTGTGCACCGGTGAGGTCTATCAGTACGCCGTGAAACTCACGTTCTTTCGTGGCGCGGCGCTGCCCGATCCGGCGGGGCTGTTCAATGCCAGCCTGAGCGGCGCGGCCCGCCGGGCCATCGACCTGAAACAGGGAGAGACGCTCGACGCCGCCGCGTTCCGCGACCTGATTCGTGCCGCCGTGGCCGCCAACGCCGCCGCGAAGAAGACGTAA
- a CDS encoding SDR family oxidoreductase: protein MTPSLLITGGGRGIGAATARLAAQAGYAVGLSYRHDAQAAAEVVRGIEAAGGRALAVRADVGVDSDVERLFDAVQAEFGPLRGLVNNAGTLERQARVDEMDAARLHRVLTTNVIGAFLCAGAAVRRLSTRHGGAGGVIVNVSSRAAVLGSGGEYVDYAASKGAVDTLTVGLAREVAQESIRVCGVRPGLIETDIHALGGEPGRVARLASGVPLGRGGTAEEVARAILWLLSDNASYVTGTLLDVSGGR, encoded by the coding sequence ATGACCCCTTCCCTCCTCATCACCGGCGGCGGCCGGGGCATCGGCGCGGCGACGGCGCGGCTGGCAGCGCAGGCGGGGTACGCGGTGGGCCTCAGCTACCGGCATGACGCCCAGGCCGCAGCCGAGGTCGTGCGCGGCATCGAGGCGGCGGGTGGCCGGGCGCTGGCCGTGCGGGCCGACGTGGGCGTGGACTCGGACGTGGAGCGCCTGTTCGACGCGGTGCAGGCCGAGTTCGGGCCGCTGCGCGGGCTGGTGAACAACGCGGGCACCCTGGAGCGGCAGGCCCGCGTGGACGAGATGGACGCGGCCCGCCTGCACCGCGTCCTGACCACGAACGTGATCGGCGCGTTCCTGTGCGCGGGCGCGGCGGTGCGGCGCCTGTCCACCCGGCATGGCGGGGCGGGCGGCGTGATCGTGAACGTGTCGTCGCGGGCGGCCGTGCTGGGCTCCGGCGGCGAGTACGTGGACTACGCGGCGTCGAAGGGCGCGGTGGACACCCTGACGGTGGGACTGGCGCGCGAGGTCGCGCAGGAGAGCATCCGGGTGTGTGGTGTGCGGCCGGGCCTGATCGAGACGGACATCCACGCGCTGGGCGGCGAGCCGGGGCGGGTGGCGCGCCTGGCGTCCGGGGTGCCGCTGGGCCGGGGCGGCACCGCCGAGGAGGTGGCGCGGGCGATTCTGTGGCTGCTGTCGGACAATGCGTCGTACGTGACCGGCACGCTGCTGGACGTGAGTGGCGGTCGCTGA
- a CDS encoding molybdopterin oxidoreductase family protein — MTAVTRDVLLTCPLDCPDACRLKVTVGAPDGGPQRMLKVTGDPAHPVTKGFACVKTVHYPARANHPERPLYPLRRVNAKTAARPVWERVTWDDALDDIAARMRALLDTRGPSSILRYTYAGTMGLMEGHHAHALFRVLGAPELDETICASAGTAAWTLGYGTRYGVDPADVAHARLIVLWGINSLSTNSHLTPHLTAARKAGARIVCVDPYRNRTAAFADEHLKLIPGTDAALALGVMHELFAHGWTDDAYLAHATLGADELRAAAAEWTPERTAEVTGLDADTVRAFARAIGTTRPTYIRVGYGMTRHETGGTNLRAVTLIPALTGDWRHRGGGCTLSTSGAFKLNRTRLGAQHRRPADVPHVNMNELATALRPEGGFGAAFIYNCNPAVVAPDSARVRAGLQRDDLLVVVLEQALTETARLADYVLPATTFAEHPDLYTSYGHHYLGYNAQAIDAPGEARPNSWVFQQLARRLGVTEPSVYWSLDELMAELLTTDHAHLSGITPERLKAEGSVKLSLPDGFLPYAHGAETPSGKVQLSPAPQYRAPDAVLNADYPLRLLTPPAHHFLNSTYGNLPNLTRAEGSEPHVMIHPADAEAYGLEDGAPATLSSEVGQACRRVKVTDAVQPGVAVLEGTWWGLNAPDGESINAITTQTLTDLGGGSTFHNTRVRVERTGG, encoded by the coding sequence ATGACCGCCGTGACGCGTGACGTGCTGCTGACCTGCCCGCTCGACTGCCCGGACGCGTGCCGCCTGAAGGTCACGGTGGGCGCTCCGGACGGCGGGCCGCAGCGCATGCTGAAGGTCACGGGCGACCCGGCGCACCCGGTCACCAAGGGCTTCGCGTGCGTCAAGACCGTGCACTACCCCGCCCGCGCGAACCACCCCGAGCGGCCCCTGTACCCCCTGCGCCGCGTGAACGCCAAGACGGCCGCCCGGCCCGTGTGGGAGCGCGTGACGTGGGACGACGCCCTGGACGACATCGCCGCGCGCATGCGCGCCCTGCTCGACACGCGTGGCCCCAGCTCGATCCTGCGGTACACCTACGCCGGCACCATGGGCCTGATGGAAGGGCACCACGCGCACGCCCTGTTCCGGGTGCTGGGTGCCCCGGAACTCGACGAGACGATCTGCGCGTCGGCCGGCACCGCCGCGTGGACGCTGGGCTACGGCACCCGCTACGGCGTCGATCCGGCGGACGTGGCGCACGCGCGGCTGATCGTGCTGTGGGGCATCAACTCGCTGAGCACCAACAGCCACCTCACGCCGCACCTGACGGCCGCCCGCAAGGCCGGCGCGCGGATCGTGTGCGTCGATCCGTACCGCAACCGCACCGCCGCCTTCGCGGACGAGCACCTGAAGCTCATCCCCGGCACCGACGCGGCCCTCGCGCTGGGCGTGATGCACGAACTGTTCGCCCACGGCTGGACGGACGACGCCTACCTGGCGCACGCCACGCTGGGCGCGGACGAGCTGCGCGCCGCCGCCGCCGAGTGGACACCCGAGCGCACCGCCGAGGTCACCGGGCTGGACGCCGACACCGTGCGCGCCTTCGCCCGCGCCATCGGCACCACGCGGCCCACGTACATCCGCGTCGGGTACGGCATGACCCGCCACGAGACGGGCGGCACGAACCTGCGCGCCGTCACCCTGATCCCCGCGCTGACCGGCGACTGGCGCCATCGGGGCGGCGGCTGCACCCTGAGCACCAGCGGCGCCTTCAAACTCAACCGCACGCGCCTGGGCGCGCAGCACCGGCGGCCGGCGGACGTGCCGCACGTGAACATGAACGAGCTGGCCACGGCCCTGCGCCCCGAGGGCGGCTTCGGCGCGGCGTTCATCTACAACTGCAACCCCGCCGTGGTCGCCCCGGACAGCGCCCGCGTGCGCGCCGGCCTCCAGCGGGACGACCTGCTCGTGGTCGTGCTGGAACAGGCCCTGACCGAGACCGCCCGGCTGGCCGACTACGTGCTGCCCGCCACCACCTTCGCGGAACACCCAGATCTGTACACCAGCTACGGGCACCATTACCTGGGATACAACGCGCAGGCCATCGACGCTCCCGGCGAGGCCCGCCCGAATTCCTGGGTCTTCCAGCAGCTCGCCCGCCGCCTGGGCGTGACCGAACCCAGCGTGTACTGGTCGCTGGACGAGCTGATGGCCGAGCTCTTGACCACCGACCACGCGCACCTGAGCGGCATCACCCCCGAGCGGCTGAAGGCCGAGGGCAGCGTGAAGCTGAGCCTCCCGGACGGGTTCCTGCCCTACGCCCACGGCGCGGAGACGCCCAGCGGCAAGGTGCAGCTCTCGCCAGCGCCGCAGTACCGCGCCCCGGACGCCGTGCTGAACGCGGACTACCCGCTGCGGCTCCTCACGCCGCCCGCGCACCATTTCCTGAACTCCACCTACGGCAACCTGCCCAACCTGACCCGCGCCGAGGGCAGTGAACCGCACGTCATGATCCACCCCGCCGACGCCGAAGCCTACGGCCTGGAGGACGGCGCTCCCGCCACCCTGAGCAGTGAGGTCGGGCAGGCCTGCCGCCGGGTGAAGGTCACCGACGCCGTGCAGCCCGGCGTGGCGGTGCTGGAGGGAACGTGGTGGGGCCTGAACGCGCCGGACGGCGAGAGCATCAATGCCATCACCACCCAGACGCTGACCGACCTGGGCGGCGGCAGCACGTTCCACAACACACGGGTGAGGGTGGAGCGGACAGGTGGATGA
- a CDS encoding oxidoreductase has protein sequence MQIKRWTDLTPAQKTALVVAGAAQLGVFAAAWADLSGRRPENVNGQKAAWRAALFVNTLGPLAYFLRGRRHSTWTEASVPDQTGRVVIVTGANSGLGLETARVLAQHGATVVMACRNAQRAQSAAEQIRALRPRGEVVPMALDLGDLTSVASFAEAFTQRFGRLDVLVNNAGIMVPPLGRTAQGFETQFGVNHLGHFALTARLLPLLERTPGARVVTVSSIAHRFGHVDFTDPNWHSRPYAPMPAYGQSKLANLLFTAELQRRLTAAGQDVLAVAAHPGWASTGLQGDSSGATLLNRWFAQPAAQGALPTLYAATSPDAVGGGYYGPSGVLELGGTPQRVSEADAAQDRHAARRLWALSEELSGVEFTV, from the coding sequence ATGCAGATCAAGCGCTGGACAGACCTGACCCCCGCCCAGAAGACCGCGCTCGTCGTCGCCGGAGCCGCGCAGCTCGGCGTGTTCGCCGCCGCGTGGGCCGATCTGAGCGGCCGCCGCCCCGAGAACGTGAACGGCCAGAAAGCCGCGTGGCGCGCGGCGCTGTTCGTGAACACGCTGGGGCCGCTCGCGTACTTCCTGCGGGGCCGCCGGCACAGCACGTGGACGGAGGCCAGCGTGCCCGACCAGACGGGCCGGGTCGTCATCGTGACCGGCGCGAACAGCGGCCTGGGGCTGGAGACGGCCCGTGTCCTCGCCCAGCACGGCGCGACCGTGGTGATGGCGTGCCGCAACGCGCAGCGCGCCCAGAGTGCCGCGGAGCAGATCCGTGCGCTGCGCCCCAGGGGCGAGGTGGTGCCGATGGCGCTCGACCTGGGCGACCTGACGTCCGTGGCCTCGTTCGCAGAGGCCTTCACTCAAAGGTTCGGCCGGCTGGACGTCTTGGTGAACAACGCGGGCATCATGGTGCCGCCGCTGGGCCGCACCGCCCAGGGCTTCGAGACGCAGTTCGGCGTGAACCATCTGGGCCACTTCGCCCTGACCGCCCGGCTGCTGCCGCTGCTGGAGCGCACGCCCGGCGCGCGCGTCGTGACCGTGAGCAGCATCGCGCACCGCTTCGGGCACGTGGACTTCACCGATCCGAACTGGCACTCGCGGCCCTACGCGCCCATGCCCGCGTACGGGCAGAGCAAACTGGCGAACCTGCTGTTCACAGCCGAACTCCAGCGCCGCCTGACCGCTGCCGGACAGGACGTGCTGGCCGTCGCCGCGCACCCCGGCTGGGCGTCGACCGGCCTCCAGGGCGACAGTAGCGGCGCGACCCTCCTGAACCGCTGGTTCGCCCAGCCGGCCGCACAGGGCGCCCTGCCCACCCTGTACGCCGCGACCTCGCCGGACGCGGTGGGCGGCGGGTACTACGGCCCGTCCGGCGTGCTGGAACTCGGCGGGACTCCGCAGCGCGTGTCAGAGGCGGACGCCGCGCAGGACCGTCACGCCGCCCGGCGCCTGTGGGCGCTGTCTGAGGAACTGAGCGGGGTCGAGTTCACGGTCTGA